A genomic stretch from Setaria italica strain Yugu1 chromosome VII, Setaria_italica_v2.0, whole genome shotgun sequence includes:
- the LOC105913548 gene encoding G-type lectin S-receptor-like serine/threonine-protein kinase At2g19130 translates to MPLIPTLCGFLLFLYILPCCAAKDTITPGQALVGSEKLISSNGKFALGFFQTGSKSSQNTLNWYLGIWFNRVPKLTQVWVANGDNPLTDQTSSELKISDNGNLVIFSRATNSMVWSTQANTTTNNTVAILLNNGNLILQNSTNSSDVLWQSFDYPTDTFLPGAKLGWDKVTGLNRRLVSRKNSIDLAPGRYCEELDPGGANQYIITSLNFSIPYWFSGVWNGQYFPSVPEMAGPFLFNFTFVNNDQEQYFTYDLLDERTVTHHLLDVSGRTKTFVWLESSQKWLMSYAQPKAQCDVYAVCGPFTVCNDNELLFCNCMRGFSIRSPKDWELDDRTSGCMRDTPLDCVSNKSTGSSTDKFYSIPCVRLPPNAYNIEAATSADKCGTVCLNNCSCTAYSYGNGGCLVWHDELLNVKQQQCNDVTDTGGGTLYLRLSAKEEQNQKSGARRTVIAIGLAVSFAILFSLALVLMIWWNKRKRYSFTWNNAQGGNGIVPFRYTDLQHATKNFSEKLGEGGFGSVFKGSLHESTTIAVKRLDGAYQGEKQFRAEVSSIGLIQHINLIKLIGFCCSSDSKLLVYEYMPHRSLDIHLFAGDAQILNWSTRYQIALGIARGLAYLHESCRDCIIHCDVKPQNILLDESFTPKIADFGMAKFLGRDFSRALTTIRGTIGYLAPEWIGGGAITPKVDVYSYGMLLFEIVSGRRNSHIERNDDTYFPVQVASKLLVGDVGSLVDHKLHGDFNLKEAERACKVACWCIQDNETDRPTMGEVVQILEGLIELDIPPMPRLLQAIAGGSHSA, encoded by the coding sequence ATGCCTCTAATCCCCACCCTTTGTGGATTTCTCTTGTTCCTATACATCCTACCATGCTGTGCTGCCAAAGACACCATCACACCTGGTCAAGCACTTGTCGGCAGTGAGAAGCTCATCTCCAGCAATGGCAAGTTTGCACTCGGATTCTTCCAGACAGGCAGTAAGTCCTCCCAAAACACCCTGAACTGGTACCTAGGTATTTGGTTCAACAGAGTTCCAAAATTAACTCAAGTATGGGTTGCGAATGGTGACAACCCACTCACTGATCAGACTTCATCTGAGCTTAAAATCTCTGATAATGGCAACCTTGTCATCTTCAGCAGAGCCACCAACTCCATGGTCTGGTCCACACAAGCAAATACCACAACCAACAACACCGTAGCTATACTATTGAACAATGGAAACCTCATTCTACAGAACTCCACAAACTCATCTGATGTATTATGGCAGAGCTTTGACTATCCCACAGATACTTTCCTCCCTGGTGCAAAACTTGGTTGGGACAAGGTTACAGGTCTGAACCGCCGTCTTGTTTCTAGGAAGAACTCGATCGACCTAGCTCCTGGAAGATATTGTGAGGAGTTAGACCCAGGTGGTGCTAATCAGTATATCATTACATCATTGAACTTTTCGATACCATATTGGTTCAGCGGGGTATGGAACGGCCAATACTTTCCCTCAGTGCCCGAGATGGCAGgaccttttcttttcaattttaCATTTGTCAACAATGACCAAGAGCAGTACTTCACATACGACTTACTAGATGAAAGAACGGTTACCCATCATTTATTGGATGTCTCAGGTCGAACAAAGACATTTGTTTGGCTTGAGAGCTCACAGAAATGGTTAATGAGCTACGCTCAACCCAAAGCTCAGTGTGATGTCTATGCTGTATGTGGGCCTTTCACAGTTTGTAATGATAATGAACTTCTTTTCTGCAACTGCATGAGGGGTTTCTCCATAAGATCGCCAAAGGATTGGGAGCTAGATGATCGAACAAGTGGATGCATGAGAGATACTCCATTAGATTGTGTTAGCAACAAAAGCACAGGAAGTTCAACCGACAAATTCTATTCTATACCATGTGTTAGGCTACCTCCTAACGCCTACAACATAGAAGCTGCAACCAGTGCAGATAAATGTGGAACAGTTTGCTTAAATAATTGCTCATGCACTGCATATTCCTATGGCAATGGAGGGTGCTTAGTCTGGCACGACGAATTACTCAATGTAAAACAGCAGCAGTGTAATGACGTAACTGATACTGGTGGAGGAACTCTATACCTTCGCCTTTCTGCGAAAGAGGAGCAAAATCAGAAAAGCGGTGCAAGAAGAACGGTGATTGCCATTGGCCTTGCTGTAAGCTTTGCCATCTTGTTTTCTCTGGCACTGGTACTAATGATTTGGTGGAACAAGAGGAAAAGGTATAGCTTCACATGGAACAACGCTCAAGGTGGTAATGGAATTGTTCCATTTAGATATACTGATTTGCAGCATGCAACTAAAAATTTCTCAGAAAAGCTAGGAGAAGGTGGCTTTGGTTCAGTATTCAAGGGATCTCTGCATGAATCGACAACCATAGCAGTAAAAAGACTCGATGGTGCATATCAAGGAGAGAAACAATTCAGGGCTGAAGTAAGCTCAATTGGGCTTATCCAACATATAAATTTAATTAAGCTAATTGGCTTCTGTTGCAGCAGCGATAGCAAATTGCTTGTCTATGAATATATGCCGCATCGCTCCCTTGACATTCATTTATTCGCAGGTGATGCTCAAATCTTGAACTGGAGTACTAGGTATCAAATAGCTCTAGGAATTGCTAGAGGACTAGCCTATTTGCATGAGAGCTGTCGAGATTGCATTATACACTGTGACGTTAAACCTCAAAACATACTTCTAGATGAATCATTCACCCCCAAAATTGCAGACTTTGGAATGGCAAAGTTTTTAGGAAGGGATTTCAGCAGGGCTTTAACTACAATAAGAGGAACCATAGGATATCTTGCACCTGAATGGATTGGTGGAGGGGCCATCACACCGAAAGTTGACGTTTACAGCTATGGAATGCTTTTGTTCGAAATTGTTTCAGGGAGGAGGAACTCACATATTGAACGTAATGATGATACTTATTTCCCTGTGCAAGTTGCAAGTAAGCTTCTTGTCGGAGATGTTGGAAGCTTGGTGGATCACAAATTGCATGGCGATTTCAATCTAAAGGAAGCCGAAAGGGCTTGTAAGGTTGCTTGTTGGTGCATCCAAGACAATGAGACCGATCGACCGACGATGGGTGAAGTGGTTCAGATACTTGAGGGTTTAATAGAACTTGACATTCCTCCAATGCCAAGACTACTCCAAGCTATTGCAGGAGGCTCTCATTCAGCATGA